A portion of the Algisphaera agarilytica genome contains these proteins:
- a CDS encoding FtsK/SpoIIIE domain-containing protein encodes MTQGNPSSNDPKAATSAASPVPLSSIGRRQLAALADLIDLSNTSDRTERLLEADAQQRQDFITKRFEQTQDRVSTRHRTNRHRLEKAHAKQDAAIQADYQQRKAKLDADAQKLHKKLQGQTQDAQKKTESEQTHEKWVADSMLEGRINELKAEYERDLAQLDSMQQQAQGVDGQAVDTLKRYRHRDLQLPEHVSPNEDDLAETPADPEAAFNELLDRYPSQDAELKSSLRQLKKLMLPTLFVSFVPYLLWFILTAGLTAGALYLGQQLAWEWTPIYTGIGAFVVGGAIVWGLGRLLFGMGTKKVANALAGYRQQREAHLDYLDELSAAAKVKRDVRADAARQERDAAHEKTHAKFAPYFEKITTRSQQSIAELNEKVQSKATLLDEHHQQQTATFKAESAAAIKQIDDRRNRRLDIITRRRERDQLALDTEHGSSAASLQQRWEAGRDRLLHSLDEMRRLEETSNLPWADPEWTNWVPPTTPAPAVRFGSITLDTENLLDEQAAGGRFDLNLPPSLSVPALLSGPDQRSLYLGTTPEQRPAALALMQSVMLRLLTTMPPGQVKFTLVDPIGLGESFGGFMHLADHEESLVNGRVWSEPAHIDRRLTDLTDHMGQMIQKYLRNDYASIDEYNEQAGELAEPYRFLVVADYPQGFSTDAAARLNSLAASGARCGVFVLVLHDQRTNPPTGEIDDLRRHCTVASFDQDTGWRWRHAVTERFPFFPDTPPSEELVSQIVGKVGRAAIEAGRVQVPFSTITPAPGSGDFWSRSASEDLEVPIGRAGATRLQSFRVGRGVAQHALVAGKTGSGKSSLLHTLITNLCLWYPPDQLELYLIDFKKGVEFKPYVSHRPPHLRAIAIESDREFGLSILKRLDAMLDERGERFRETGVANLAGYHKAEPDKPMPRVMLIVDEFQELFGQDDAISQAATQLLDRLVRQGRAFGMHAFLGSQSLSGAAGLPRGTMGQMAVRIALQCSENDSQLILGDENSAARLLTRPGEAIYNDQNGTLEANSLFQVAWLPDHELRDNLRNITERAAERSVESEGCFVFEGNAPASLADNQPLSELLALPDWPKPDARGLHATSAYLGEPIAIDAPTAITFPKLNGANALVLGQNADNTLGLLCSSLLGLAAAHHPDAARFVVFNGSTEPQHDEQIRQTLDTLPHGVAQVPFRDVDSTLAELHAELQRRIEDGGTEAPTTFIAVFGLQRFRQFRKSDDGFSFSLDDDAGSSAKPDEQLLDLLRDGPVVGMHLIVVADRAASIEPVFDRRALREFDNRVMFQMSATDSAQIIDSSEANDLGPYRALLYREDRGTITRFRPYGMPSEDDLKRFELSLTRPYRGNKASNA; translated from the coding sequence ATGACCCAAGGCAACCCCTCCAGCAACGATCCCAAAGCCGCCACCTCCGCCGCGTCGCCCGTGCCGTTGTCGTCCATCGGCCGACGCCAGCTCGCGGCGCTCGCCGACCTGATCGACCTGTCCAACACCAGCGACCGAACCGAACGCCTGCTCGAGGCAGACGCCCAACAACGCCAGGACTTCATCACAAAGCGCTTCGAGCAGACCCAGGACCGTGTCTCGACCCGCCACCGCACGAACCGTCACCGCCTCGAAAAAGCCCACGCCAAGCAGGACGCCGCGATCCAGGCCGACTACCAACAGCGTAAGGCCAAGCTCGACGCCGACGCGCAGAAGCTGCACAAAAAGCTGCAAGGCCAAACCCAGGACGCCCAGAAGAAAACCGAGTCCGAGCAGACTCACGAGAAGTGGGTCGCCGACAGCATGCTCGAGGGCCGGATCAACGAACTCAAAGCCGAGTACGAGCGCGACCTGGCTCAACTCGACTCGATGCAGCAGCAGGCCCAGGGCGTTGACGGACAGGCCGTGGACACGCTCAAGCGATACCGCCACCGCGACCTGCAATTGCCCGAGCACGTCTCGCCGAATGAAGACGACCTTGCGGAAACCCCCGCCGACCCCGAGGCCGCGTTCAACGAACTGCTCGATCGGTACCCCTCGCAAGACGCCGAGCTGAAGTCGTCCCTACGGCAACTCAAGAAACTCATGCTGCCGACGCTGTTCGTCAGCTTCGTGCCCTATCTGCTTTGGTTCATCCTGACCGCGGGCCTCACCGCCGGGGCGCTCTACCTCGGCCAGCAACTCGCCTGGGAGTGGACGCCCATCTACACCGGCATCGGTGCCTTCGTCGTCGGCGGAGCTATCGTCTGGGGACTGGGGCGCTTACTGTTCGGCATGGGCACCAAGAAAGTCGCCAACGCGCTCGCCGGATACCGCCAACAACGCGAAGCGCATCTGGACTACCTCGACGAGCTCAGTGCAGCCGCAAAGGTTAAGCGTGACGTGCGCGCTGACGCCGCCCGCCAGGAACGCGACGCCGCCCACGAGAAAACCCACGCCAAGTTCGCCCCCTACTTCGAGAAGATCACCACCCGCAGCCAGCAGTCCATCGCCGAGCTCAACGAGAAGGTCCAAAGCAAAGCCACCCTGCTCGACGAACACCACCAGCAACAGACCGCCACGTTCAAGGCCGAGTCCGCCGCGGCGATCAAGCAGATCGACGACCGTCGCAACCGCCGACTCGACATCATCACCCGCCGCCGCGAACGCGACCAACTTGCCCTCGACACCGAGCACGGCAGCAGCGCCGCGTCGCTCCAACAACGCTGGGAAGCGGGCCGTGACCGCCTGCTCCACAGCCTCGACGAGATGCGTCGGCTCGAGGAAACCTCCAACCTCCCCTGGGCCGACCCCGAGTGGACCAACTGGGTCCCGCCCACCACGCCCGCCCCCGCCGTCCGCTTCGGCTCGATTACGCTCGACACCGAGAACCTCCTAGACGAGCAGGCCGCCGGGGGCCGGTTCGACCTGAACCTGCCGCCCTCACTTTCTGTGCCCGCCCTCCTCTCCGGGCCGGACCAGCGCTCGCTCTACCTCGGCACCACGCCCGAGCAGCGCCCCGCGGCGCTCGCGCTCATGCAATCGGTCATGCTCCGCCTGCTCACCACCATGCCGCCCGGGCAAGTGAAGTTCACCCTCGTCGACCCCATCGGCCTGGGCGAATCCTTCGGCGGGTTCATGCACCTGGCCGACCACGAAGAATCCCTCGTCAACGGCCGGGTCTGGTCCGAGCCCGCGCACATCGACCGACGCCTCACCGACCTGACCGACCACATGGGGCAGATGATCCAGAAGTATCTGCGCAACGATTACGCCTCGATCGACGAATACAACGAGCAGGCCGGGGAGCTCGCCGAGCCGTACCGCTTCCTCGTCGTGGCCGACTACCCGCAGGGCTTCTCGACCGACGCCGCGGCCCGGCTCAACAGCCTCGCCGCCAGCGGCGCGCGATGCGGCGTCTTCGTCCTCGTGCTCCACGACCAACGCACCAACCCGCCCACCGGCGAGATCGACGACCTCCGCCGACACTGCACCGTCGCATCGTTCGATCAGGACACCGGCTGGCGTTGGCGGCACGCCGTCACCGAGCGGTTCCCCTTCTTCCCCGACACGCCGCCGAGCGAAGAACTCGTCAGCCAAATCGTCGGCAAGGTCGGCCGGGCCGCGATCGAAGCGGGCCGCGTCCAGGTCCCCTTCTCCACCATCACCCCCGCACCCGGCAGCGGCGACTTCTGGTCCCGCAGCGCCTCGGAAGACCTCGAAGTCCCCATCGGCCGCGCGGGCGCGACGCGCCTCCAATCCTTCCGCGTCGGGCGGGGCGTCGCGCAGCACGCGCTCGTTGCCGGTAAGACCGGATCGGGTAAGTCGTCGCTGCTGCACACGCTCATCACCAACCTCTGCCTCTGGTACCCCCCCGACCAGCTCGAGCTATACCTGATTGACTTCAAGAAGGGCGTCGAGTTCAAGCCCTACGTCAGCCACCGCCCGCCGCACCTCCGCGCCATCGCGATCGAGTCCGACCGCGAGTTCGGCCTGTCCATCCTCAAACGCCTGGACGCCATGCTCGACGAGCGCGGCGAACGCTTCCGTGAGACCGGCGTCGCCAACCTCGCCGGGTACCACAAGGCCGAGCCCGACAAGCCCATGCCCCGCGTCATGCTCATCGTCGACGAGTTCCAGGAGCTCTTCGGCCAGGACGACGCGATCAGCCAGGCTGCCACGCAACTGCTCGACCGTTTGGTGCGCCAGGGCCGGGCGTTCGGCATGCACGCCTTCCTCGGCTCGCAATCCCTCAGCGGCGCTGCCGGATTGCCTCGCGGCACGATGGGGCAGATGGCCGTGCGCATCGCGCTGCAGTGCTCGGAGAACGACAGCCAGCTCATCCTCGGCGACGAAAACTCCGCCGCCCGCCTGCTCACCCGCCCCGGCGAAGCGATCTACAACGACCAGAACGGCACCCTCGAAGCCAACAGCCTCTTCCAGGTCGCCTGGCTGCCCGACCACGAGCTGCGCGACAACCTGCGCAACATCACCGAACGTGCCGCCGAGCGCAGCGTCGAGTCCGAGGGCTGCTTCGTCTTCGAGGGCAACGCCCCGGCGAGCCTCGCCGACAACCAGCCGCTGAGCGAACTGCTCGCCCTGCCCGATTGGCCCAAGCCCGATGCCCGCGGCCTGCACGCCACCTCGGCCTACCTCGGCGAGCCCATCGCCATCGACGCCCCCACCGCCATCACCTTCCCCAAGCTCAACGGCGCCAACGCCCTGGTCCTCGGGCAAAACGCCGACAACACCCTCGGCCTGCTCTGCTCGTCCCTCCTCGGCCTCGCCGCGGCCCACCATCCCGACGCCGCCCGCTTTGTCGTCTTCAACGGCTCAACCGAGCCCCAACACGACGAGCAGATCCGCCAGACCCTCGACACCCTGCCGCACGGCGTCGCCCAGGTGCCCTTCCGTGATGTCGACTCGACCCTCGCCGAGCTCCACGCCGAACTGCAGCGCCGCATCGAAGACGGCGGCACGGAGGCCCCCACCACCTTCATCGCCGTGTTCGGCCTCCAACGCTTCCGCCAGTTCCGCAAGTCCGACGACGGCTTCTCGTTCTCTTTGGACGATGACGCCGGTAGCTCCGCCAAGCCCGACGAGCAGTTGCTGGACCTATTACGCGACGGCCCGGTCGTGGGCATGCACCTGATCGTCGTCGCTGACCGCGCTGCGTCCATCGAACCGGTGTTCGACCGCCGGGCCCTGCGCGAGTTCGACAACCGCGTGATGTTCCAGATGTCCGCCACCGACTCGGCCCAGATCATCGACAGTAGCGAAGCCAACGACCTCGGCCCCTACCGGGCACTGCTGTACCGTGAAGACCGCGGCACGATCACACGGTTCCGGCCTTACGGAATGCCGTCGGAAGATGATCTCAAGCGGTTTGAGCTTTCGCTTACCCGGCCGTATCGCGGCAATAAGGCATCGAATGCTTGA
- the ychF gene encoding redox-regulated ATPase YchF: MEAGIVGLPNVGKSTLFNALTSAGIPSENFPFCTIEPNVGVVPVPDGRLDTITQYIPPQKVIPAALRLVDIAGIVKGASEGEGLGNKFLSHIRSVDAILHVVRCFEDDDITHVDGSVDPIRDIEVIDTELMLSDLATVDSALQKAARNAKSGDKDAKARLALLQKCQPVLAEGKPIRNLIASGSLDPEELKALKSFGFITAKQVLYVANVDEDDLHGEGELVSRVRARAEEEGGAVVPVCAKLESELAELDDADRDEMLESVGLEEPALAALARAAYKLLGYQSYFTAGEKEVRAWTIPIGATAPQAAGVIHTDFEAKFIRAEVYTLDDLVQHKEEKAIRDAGKLRAEGKAYVVQDGDICHFLTGA; encoded by the coding sequence ATGGAAGCAGGAATCGTCGGCCTACCGAACGTGGGTAAATCCACACTCTTCAACGCCCTCACCAGCGCGGGCATCCCCAGCGAGAACTTCCCGTTCTGCACCATCGAGCCCAACGTCGGCGTCGTCCCCGTGCCCGACGGCCGACTGGACACCATCACCCAGTACATCCCGCCCCAAAAAGTCATCCCCGCGGCGCTCCGCCTCGTGGACATCGCGGGCATCGTCAAGGGCGCTTCCGAGGGCGAGGGCCTGGGCAACAAGTTCCTCAGCCACATCCGCTCGGTCGACGCGATCCTGCACGTGGTCCGCTGTTTCGAAGACGACGACATCACCCACGTCGACGGCAGCGTCGACCCCATCCGCGATATCGAGGTCATCGACACCGAGCTGATGCTCTCGGACCTCGCCACCGTCGACAGCGCCCTCCAAAAAGCCGCCCGTAACGCCAAGTCCGGCGACAAGGACGCCAAGGCCCGCCTCGCGCTCCTGCAGAAATGCCAGCCCGTCCTGGCTGAAGGCAAACCCATCCGCAACCTCATCGCCTCCGGCTCGCTCGACCCCGAAGAGCTCAAGGCCCTCAAGAGCTTCGGCTTCATCACCGCCAAGCAGGTGCTCTACGTCGCCAACGTCGACGAGGACGACCTCCACGGCGAAGGCGAGCTCGTCAGCCGGGTCCGCGCCCGGGCCGAGGAAGAGGGCGGCGCGGTCGTGCCGGTGTGTGCGAAGCTCGAGAGCGAGCTCGCCGAGCTGGACGACGCCGACCGCGACGAGATGCTCGAGAGCGTCGGCCTCGAAGAGCCCGCCCTCGCCGCGCTGGCCCGCGCCGCGTACAAGCTGCTGGGCTACCAGAGCTACTTCACCGCCGGGGAAAAAGAGGTCCGCGCCTGGACCATCCCCATCGGTGCCACCGCCCCCCAGGCCGCGGGCGTCATCCACACCGACTTCGAAGCCAAGTTCATCCGCGCCGAGGTCTACACGCTGGACGACCTGGTCCAACACAAAGAAGAAAAAGCCATCCGCGACGCGGGCAAGCTGCGGGCGGAGGGTAAGGCGTACGTTGTGCAGGATGGCGATATCTGCCACTTCCTGACGGGGGCATGA
- a CDS encoding LolA family protein — translation MTQEHPQPEHDALIQDVVTAFDGVEVPPMPEVAQTVAALEAASSSSPSAPRPLPFYRRPAMKFIAPLSAAAVAGLAVMLSIVFLGAAPSPAYAQVREQLNAIQTATFTMTMNSDQGEIAVDCWVKSPGHMRQKLTMFGQDIISVIDFSEQRIMSLVEADRLASFADMSGLPEGQIPDDIVEEFRNISDGNSVLIGEEEIDGVLLLRYDFSQGEYEGSMWVDPSTNLPVRSEMVHREATADSKTGLVIDQFVWNPALDASLFELKVPEGYRTHEISVQQDGVEDLKIVLQLFAYANNGVYPDQFDALSYFAVGKVMHPDGLDDEGMGRYWAGLIEEVTGKTGLDQQQMQAEGQKIGEIVGRTGLYLSFLQDLDYHWLGRGVKQGDGEAMLCAWNPTETPGYTVVFGDLSVKIGVDAKDLPFNSSE, via the coding sequence ATGACCCAAGAACACCCTCAACCCGAGCACGATGCGTTGATTCAAGACGTCGTCACGGCGTTTGACGGCGTGGAGGTCCCGCCGATGCCGGAGGTCGCCCAGACGGTCGCGGCCCTCGAAGCCGCTTCGTCTTCGTCCCCGTCGGCTCCGCGTCCGCTCCCGTTTTACCGGAGACCCGCGATGAAATTTATTGCTCCACTTTCGGCCGCCGCTGTAGCGGGCTTGGCCGTGATGCTCTCGATCGTCTTCCTCGGCGCTGCGCCCAGCCCGGCCTACGCCCAGGTCCGCGAACAGCTCAACGCCATCCAGACCGCCACCTTCACCATGACCATGAACAGCGATCAGGGCGAGATCGCCGTTGATTGCTGGGTGAAAAGCCCCGGCCACATGCGGCAGAAGCTGACCATGTTTGGCCAGGACATCATCAGCGTGATTGACTTCTCTGAGCAGCGCATCATGTCGCTCGTTGAAGCCGATCGGCTCGCCTCGTTTGCCGACATGTCCGGTTTGCCCGAAGGCCAGATCCCCGATGACATCGTCGAAGAATTCCGAAACATCTCCGATGGCAACTCTGTGCTGATCGGCGAGGAAGAGATCGACGGCGTCTTGCTGCTCCGCTACGACTTTTCCCAGGGGGAGTACGAAGGCAGCATGTGGGTAGACCCCAGCACCAACCTGCCGGTCCGTTCGGAGATGGTCCATCGCGAAGCGACGGCCGACAGTAAAACCGGCTTGGTGATCGATCAGTTCGTCTGGAACCCGGCCCTGGATGCGTCGCTGTTCGAGCTGAAAGTACCCGAGGGCTACCGCACACACGAGATCAGTGTGCAGCAGGACGGCGTCGAAGACCTCAAGATCGTCTTGCAGCTCTTCGCCTATGCCAACAACGGTGTCTACCCCGATCAGTTTGATGCACTGTCCTACTTCGCCGTGGGCAAAGTGATGCACCCCGACGGGCTCGACGACGAGGGCATGGGCCGATACTGGGCCGGGCTCATCGAAGAGGTCACCGGCAAGACCGGCCTCGACCAACAACAGATGCAGGCCGAGGGGCAGAAGATCGGCGAGATCGTTGGCCGCACCGGCTTGTACCTCAGCTTCCTGCAGGACCTCGACTACCACTGGCTGGGCCGCGGTGTGAAGCAGGGCGACGGCGAGGCGATGCTCTGTGCCTGGAACCCCACCGAAACCCCGGGCTACACCGTCGTCTTCGGCGACCTCTCGGTCAAGATCGGCGTTGACGCCAAGGACCTGCCTTTCAACTCAAGCGAATAA
- a CDS encoding RNA polymerase sigma factor — translation MTDWHNIVTEHGPVVWKTVYRLLGDADLARDCYQETFLAAMKMSESAPVENWQAMLRTIGTRKAIDALRARVRARSREHSGVDPEHVVTSHAPGQGSQIVHLELVDAVRDVLARIPDRQAEAFALRHFEQMDNPEIADRLGTTPRNVSVLIHRAVARLQQDLPASVRQNNDFTSGVPR, via the coding sequence TTGACCGATTGGCACAACATCGTGACCGAGCACGGCCCCGTGGTCTGGAAGACGGTTTACCGTCTGCTGGGCGACGCGGACTTGGCACGGGACTGCTACCAGGAGACCTTCCTGGCGGCGATGAAGATGTCTGAATCGGCCCCGGTCGAGAACTGGCAGGCGATGCTGCGGACGATAGGCACACGCAAGGCCATCGATGCGCTGCGGGCCCGGGTGCGAGCCCGGTCGCGTGAGCACAGCGGGGTCGACCCCGAGCACGTGGTGACGAGCCATGCTCCGGGGCAAGGTTCCCAAATCGTGCACCTTGAATTGGTCGACGCGGTCCGGGACGTGTTGGCACGCATCCCCGATCGCCAGGCCGAGGCGTTTGCGTTGCGGCACTTCGAGCAGATGGACAACCCCGAAATCGCCGATCGGCTCGGAACCACGCCCCGCAACGTCAGCGTCCTCATCCACCGCGCGGTGGCCCGCCTTCAGCAAGACCTGCCCGCCTCTGTCCGCCAGAACAACGACTTCACCTCCGGAGTTCCGCGATGA
- a CDS encoding TIGR04053 family radical SAM/SPASM domain-containing protein encodes MHGRNAPRYALSDAAHSPLLVFYEVTRACDLACRHCRARAMPHAHPHELSTAGSLSLLEDLANFPKPPMLVLTGGDPFARADLFTLIEYAVSLGLHTSLAPSATPRVSGPLLREAQRCGVQRLSISIDSADADWHDRFRGEAGTFNDGLRILRDCQAMGLSTQVNTTVMPGNLDQLTAIADLVESVGAAMWSVFFLVPTGRAYREDRLSGNQTDEVFDLLWRLAKTRPFAIKTTEAPFYRRFVKQRMGDPMRPQPGKADGPRPPARSPLGINDGKGICFISHRGEVQPSGFLPLVAGRFPEQSVVDVYQHHPTFVALRDPEQLKGKCGRCGYKSICGGSRARAYAVSRDYLGEEPDCPYQPDLDPEATPASIPLEIRHV; translated from the coding sequence ATGCATGGAAGGAACGCCCCGCGTTACGCCTTGTCTGACGCCGCGCACAGCCCGCTGCTCGTGTTCTACGAGGTCACGCGGGCCTGCGATTTGGCTTGCCGCCACTGCCGCGCCCGGGCCATGCCCCACGCCCACCCGCACGAGCTCTCGACCGCCGGTTCGCTGTCGCTTCTCGAAGACCTCGCCAACTTTCCGAAGCCGCCGATGCTCGTGCTGACGGGCGGCGACCCGTTTGCGCGAGCCGACCTTTTCACGCTGATCGAGTATGCGGTGTCTTTGGGGCTGCACACCTCGCTCGCGCCGTCCGCCACGCCGCGGGTGAGCGGGCCGTTGCTGCGTGAAGCTCAACGGTGTGGCGTGCAACGGTTGTCGATCTCGATCGACTCGGCCGACGCGGATTGGCACGACCGGTTCCGCGGCGAGGCGGGCACGTTTAACGATGGGCTACGCATCCTGCGCGACTGCCAGGCGATGGGCCTGTCCACACAGGTCAACACCACGGTGATGCCGGGCAACCTGGATCAGCTCACCGCGATCGCCGACCTGGTCGAATCGGTCGGTGCGGCGATGTGGTCGGTGTTCTTCCTTGTGCCGACCGGGCGGGCGTATCGGGAAGACCGACTTTCGGGCAACCAGACGGATGAGGTCTTCGATCTACTGTGGCGTCTGGCGAAGACCCGGCCGTTTGCGATCAAGACCACCGAAGCCCCGTTCTACCGCCGGTTTGTGAAACAACGGATGGGCGACCCGATGCGGCCGCAACCTGGCAAGGCCGACGGGCCACGACCGCCCGCCCGCTCGCCGCTGGGCATCAACGACGGCAAGGGCATCTGCTTCATCAGCCATCGCGGCGAGGTGCAGCCGTCGGGCTTCCTGCCGTTGGTGGCCGGACGTTTCCCCGAGCAGTCCGTCGTGGATGTGTATCAGCACCACCCGACCTTCGTCGCGCTGCGCGACCCCGAACAGCTCAAGGGCAAGTGCGGCCGATGCGGATACAAATCAATCTGCGGCGGATCGCGTGCCCGGGCCTATGCCGTGAGCCGCGACTACCTGGGTGAGGAACCCGACTGCCCGTACCAACCCGACCTTGATCCCGAAGCGACTCCCGCTTCGATCCCTTTGGAGATTCGTCATGTTTAG
- a CDS encoding radical SAM/SPASM domain-containing protein, with protein MFSVSNILCNHQAGNEKLRYGHRKADRAPGDNAPRPVVVWAVTRACNLKCVHCYANADASAAPNELTYREGCELLDQLKEFGAPAVLFSGGEPLVRDDTLDLMAYARQLGLPCTLSTNGLLIDSITAARLAELGVKYVGISLDGIGKTHDKLRGQRGAFEKTLNAIRRCQRHGLKVGVRFTVHRFNLDHLDQIFELCVRENIGRLCVYHLAYAGRGGKMQLADLTKDQTRHAVDRIFELTQQFHDRGTPLEVLTVGNHADAAYAVMALEQTDPARAAAIAKRLSATGGNRSGANICSVSPEGDVHYDQFSWHYPVGNVREQTFREIWGEQPTDVRLNQLRTRPEGLPQRCSDCRFLKLCNGNLRTRAEAATGDWMGVDPSCYLDEYEIAHREVHCGELLTASRSGPSIGARFQADWDG; from the coding sequence ATGTTTAGTGTGAGCAACATCCTCTGCAACCATCAGGCCGGCAACGAAAAACTGCGCTACGGCCACCGCAAGGCCGACCGCGCCCCGGGCGACAACGCGCCCCGGCCGGTCGTGGTCTGGGCGGTGACCCGGGCGTGCAACCTCAAGTGTGTCCACTGCTACGCCAACGCCGACGCCAGCGCCGCGCCCAACGAGCTGACCTACCGCGAGGGCTGCGAGCTGCTTGACCAACTCAAGGAGTTTGGTGCCCCGGCGGTCCTGTTCTCAGGCGGCGAACCCCTGGTCCGCGACGACACGCTCGACCTCATGGCCTACGCCCGCCAACTCGGCCTGCCCTGCACGCTCTCGACCAACGGCCTGCTCATCGACAGCATCACCGCGGCCCGCCTCGCCGAACTCGGCGTGAAATACGTCGGCATCTCGCTCGACGGCATCGGCAAAACCCACGACAAGCTCCGCGGGCAACGCGGCGCGTTCGAGAAAACCCTCAACGCCATCCGCCGGTGCCAACGCCACGGCCTGAAGGTCGGCGTGCGCTTCACCGTCCACCGCTTCAACCTCGACCACCTCGACCAGATCTTCGAGCTCTGCGTCCGCGAGAACATCGGCCGCCTCTGCGTCTACCACCTCGCCTATGCGGGACGTGGTGGCAAGATGCAGCTCGCCGACCTGACCAAGGATCAGACCCGGCATGCGGTGGACCGCATCTTCGAACTGACCCAGCAGTTCCATGATCGCGGCACGCCTTTGGAGGTGCTGACCGTGGGCAACCACGCCGACGCGGCCTACGCCGTGATGGCCCTGGAGCAGACCGACCCGGCCCGCGCTGCGGCCATCGCCAAGCGTCTCTCGGCCACGGGCGGCAACCGCTCGGGGGCCAACATCTGCTCGGTCAGCCCCGAGGGCGATGTGCACTACGACCAGTTCTCCTGGCACTACCCCGTGGGCAACGTCCGCGAACAGACCTTCCGCGAGATCTGGGGCGAGCAGCCGACCGACGTCCGACTCAATCAACTCCGCACCCGCCCCGAGGGCCTGCCCCAGCGCTGCAGCGATTGCCGGTTCCTGAAACTGTGCAACGGCAACCTCCGCACCCGGGCCGAGGCCGCCACCGGCGACTGGATGGGCGTCGACCCGTCGTGCTACCTGGATGAATACGAGATCGCCCACCGTGAAGTCCACTGCGGCGAGCTGCTCACGGCCAGCCGTTCGGGGCCCTCGATCGGAGCACGTTTCCAGGCGGATTGGGACGGCTGA